The Heliorestis convoluta genome includes the window TCCATTCTGTTGAATTATATCTCGATTCGCTTGCTTCTGCAAAGGAATTTGTTCATTTCTGGCGAAATAATCCTTGGTGTCTTATGTAAAGAATTAGGAAGAGCAAGGGAGGTTGACTCTTAACCATGACTGCGACCTATGGTCTTTTGATCGGTAGCAAAGAGATCTTTACAGACGATCTTTTGCCTGTCCAGGACAAGTATTCCGGCGATACAATCGCTTATATTTGCCAGGCTCGTCAAGCTGATGTAAATGATGCTGTAAGGGCTGCTTCACAGGCACGCAAGGAGCCCTTAAGTCCCTATCGCAGAAGCCAGATCCTCTATGCAGCCTCTACCATTATGAAAGGTCGTCGCGATGAATTGGCTGCTATTATTGCAGCAGAAGCAGGCAAGCCTTTAAAAGATGCTTTGGTTGAAGTTGGAAGAGCCATTGAGACCTTCCGACTCTCTGCGGAAGAAGCCACACGCATTACTGGCGAAATGGTTCCCGTGGAAGCCTATCCTGGCTCAGAAAATCGCCTTGCTTTTACCATTCGAGCGCCGCGAGGCACTGTCTGTGCCATTTCTCCTTTTAACTTTCCTCTTAACCTGCTTTGTCATAAGGTAGCGCCAGCACTCGCAGCAGGCAATGCTGTTATTACCAAGCCTGCTTCCACCACACCCTTATCAGCTTATAAAGTTGGCGAGATCTTGCAAGAAGCGGGCTTGCCTGCAGGCTGGTATAACTTACTTGTGGGACCTGGTTCAACGGTGGGAGAGTGGCTTCTTGATCATCAAGAGATCAATTATTATACCTTTACTGGCTCTTACGAAATTGGAAAACGAGTGCAAGAAAGAGCAGGCTTCCGTAAGACTACCTTAGAACTGGGGTCGAACGCAGCCACCATTATCCATAAAGATGCTGATCTGGAGTTGGCGGCACCGCTTTGTGCACGAATGGCTTTTGCCAATGCAGGGCAAGTCTGTATCTCTGTACAGCGCCTTCTGGTTCACCGTGATGTTTATCAGTCTTTTCGTGATGCTCTGATCAAACATACAAAAGCCCTTGTTCTTGGCGATCCCAAAGATCCTACCACCGATGTGGGGCCTTTGATTTCTGCCAAAGAAGCGGACCGCATTATGGCCTGGATCGAAGAAGCTTGTAACGATGGTGCCCAGCTTCTTAGCGGTGGTACTCGTCGAGGTAACATGATTGAGCCCACCATCTTGGCTGATGTCAAGGGTGAGATGAAAGTATGGTGCCAAGAGATTTTCGGCCCTGTTGTTACCCTCGTTCCTTATGATTCTCTTGAAGAAGCGATTGAACAAACGAACCAATCAGAATATGGCTTGCAAGCTGGCGTTTTTACTCGTTCTATTGATGTCGCTTTCGAATGTGCCAAGAAGCTCCATGTTGGTGGCGTCATTATCAATGATACATCGGCCCATCGCACGGATTCTATGCCTTATGGCGGTGTGAAGAATAGCGGTACAGGTCGTGAAGGCCCTAAGTATGCAGTTCAGGAAATGACAGAAAGCAAAGTCATTGTAATCAATCACCGCATGTAATAAGTATAATAAACCTAGTAAGAAAAAAAGACCTCTCTACCTTGTGCTGTAGATGGTCTTTTTTCTTACTATAGGTATGGTCATAAGGGAAGCGCTATAGGTTCTAAGGCGTAAGTAAACTTCAGCAGACGATTGTATTTATCGATTTGCGAAAGGAGCACTTCTACTACATTTTTATCTAATTTATTCTGCATGGCTTCGCTTTGTAAAATCTTTATGATCTCACTTTGCTTCATGGGACCTCGGTAAGAGCGCTTACTTGCTAAAGCTGCATAGACATCAGCAACGGCTATGATCCTAGCTTCGAGAGAAAGTTCTTTCGCTGTAGCTCCCATAAAATAGCCACTTCCATCTAATCTTTCGTGATGAGAGGCAGCCCAGCGACTGATGGAGCCTAACTCGGGAATGCGATCAAGAATAAGTGCTGTAAAATAAGGATGTCTCTCGATGATCATGCGTTCTTTTGCCGTGAGGGGGCCTGCTTTTTCTAGAATCTCCTTGGGTACTACGACTTTTCCCAAATCATGAAGCAGTCCGGCTAGATAGAGCTCTTCTTCTTTTTGTGGGCCAAGCCTAAAAGACCGAGCCAGCTTTTTGGAGACAACAGCTACGTCTCGACTATGATTGACCGTACCGATTCCTTTGTAGTCTGTAAAATGAGCAAAGAGCACACCTACAATTTTGAGACTATCAACAAAGATAGGTTGTTCTTTTTCTAAAAAAGGCTTCCACCGCTCTAACTGACCGCCCCGTGATATATCTAGAATAAAGCGATACTCTTTGATCAAAGCGATAGCAACTACGATAATGGAAGGATCAAAGATCGTCCCTTTATATTTTTGGAGATAACTCTCTGTCCAGTGACGCCAGACTAGATAATCTCTGCTTGAGTCCCAGACTTCTGTCATAATCATGGCTACTGAAATAATTCTTGAGAGTAAGGGAATTCTTTCTCCGCTGAGCCCAAGTGGCCCCGATCCATCCCAGTTTTCCTGCGCCTTCAGTACAATATCTTCTACCTCAAGTAGTAACGGTAAAACATAGGCCTCCTTCTGATCTTCCTCTTGAATTTTCTTAAGTCTATACTTATCGCCATCGTCACATAAGATATGATGCAAAAGCCCTGCATAATAGAGCAAACGCTGTTCTTCTCTCGGTAACGCTAACATCTCTCCAAGGGAAGAGGCTATAAAAGCCATGTTTTTCGCATGTTCCGTTGGCTTTCCTTCTGCCAAGTCGCCAGCTAAGGATAAGCCTTCTAAGAGGTTGATCAGTTGTATCCCTTTTGTAACACTTTGCCACGGTGGGCTTTTGTGTTGATAATGGGTTGCCATTTTTACTCATCCTCCTTTGTAAACACCTGAAAAAAAGCAAGTAGATGTTTTAATCTATCTATTTGAATCGAGTCCCTTCTTGCTTACTTTGTTTTACAAGTTCCATGGTAGGAAGATGTCTCTTGAATGTCAATAAAAGTGCTGAATTATTAACGCATTGTTCAAATACATAATCGAAGAACACCGCAGGACCGTTTTGCTATGTTATTAGAGCACGGATGGCCTGGTGGATTTTGATTTTCATTCTCTATTGTCTTTTTGTTAAATTATATCTTACCTATCGTGGAATA containing:
- a CDS encoding aldehyde dehydrogenase family protein, whose protein sequence is MTATYGLLIGSKEIFTDDLLPVQDKYSGDTIAYICQARQADVNDAVRAASQARKEPLSPYRRSQILYAASTIMKGRRDELAAIIAAEAGKPLKDALVEVGRAIETFRLSAEEATRITGEMVPVEAYPGSENRLAFTIRAPRGTVCAISPFNFPLNLLCHKVAPALAAGNAVITKPASTTPLSAYKVGEILQEAGLPAGWYNLLVGPGSTVGEWLLDHQEINYYTFTGSYEIGKRVQERAGFRKTTLELGSNAATIIHKDADLELAAPLCARMAFANAGQVCISVQRLLVHRDVYQSFRDALIKHTKALVLGDPKDPTTDVGPLISAKEADRIMAWIEEACNDGAQLLSGGTRRGNMIEPTILADVKGEMKVWCQEIFGPVVTLVPYDSLEEAIEQTNQSEYGLQAGVFTRSIDVAFECAKKLHVGGVIINDTSAHRTDSMPYGGVKNSGTGREGPKYAVQEMTESKVIVINHRM
- a CDS encoding HD domain-containing phosphohydrolase — translated: MATHYQHKSPPWQSVTKGIQLINLLEGLSLAGDLAEGKPTEHAKNMAFIASSLGEMLALPREEQRLLYYAGLLHHILCDDGDKYRLKKIQEEDQKEAYVLPLLLEVEDIVLKAQENWDGSGPLGLSGERIPLLSRIISVAMIMTEVWDSSRDYLVWRHWTESYLQKYKGTIFDPSIIVVAIALIKEYRFILDISRGGQLERWKPFLEKEQPIFVDSLKIVGVLFAHFTDYKGIGTVNHSRDVAVVSKKLARSFRLGPQKEEELYLAGLLHDLGKVVVPKEILEKAGPLTAKERMIIERHPYFTALILDRIPELGSISRWAASHHERLDGSGYFMGATAKELSLEARIIAVADVYAALASKRSYRGPMKQSEIIKILQSEAMQNKLDKNVVEVLLSQIDKYNRLLKFTYALEPIALPL